From Nicotiana tabacum cultivar K326 chromosome 20, ASM71507v2, whole genome shotgun sequence, one genomic window encodes:
- the LOC142174527 gene encoding uncharacterized protein LOC142174527 codes for MWKVWKAKLPLDDFLKKVAYCMPSKCWCCVQPDEESLQHLFFRSETARTTWKYFLSRVGIAMEGLTMHQAITKCWTANVCLRLKPIMQVLPSCVVWELWKRRNSMKYGDTVTTSRVIYQVSSNLQALVKVRKPGMDMVPHKWQDLLAMMENFTPKLKVTKVMWEFPSAGWLKVNTDGASRGDPGRSSIGFCIRNENGNIVKSVGKEIEETTDIVAEVKAVVEALRFCRFQQYSHVWLQNDSLLLKRIMDGIWKPPWIISEQVEEMMQLMNGANYTVTHIHMEGNKLADHLANYALDHGEIECQQFWHLDAQGRRLVNEDKMLCPSLRVKVDRR; via the coding sequence ATGTGGAAAGTGTGGAAAGCAAAGCTACCTTTAGATGATTTCCTGAAAAAGGTAGCCTACTGCATGCCATCAAAATGTTGGTGTTGTGTACAGCCTGATGAGGAATCTCTTCAGCACTTGTTTTTTAGATCAGAAACTGCAAGGACAACTTGGAAGTATTTTCTATCGAGGGTAGGAATAGCTATGGAGGGATTAACAATGCACCAAGCAATCACAAAATGTTGGACTGCAAATGTGTGCTTAAGGCTCAAACCAATAATGCAAGTACTCCCATCATGTGTAGTCTGGGAACtctggaaaagaagaaatagtatGAAGTATGGTGATACTGTGACTACTAGCAGGGTGATttatcaagtttcatcaaatctCCAGGCATTAGTGAAAGTGAGAAAGCCTGGGATGGACATGGTACCTCACAAATGGCAAGATCTATTAGCTATGATGGAAAATTTCACTCCTAAACTTAAGGTTACCAAAGTCATGTGGGAATTTCCAAGTGCAGGATGGCTAAAAGTTAATACGGATGGTGCATCGAGGGGAGATCCAGGCAGGAGTTCAATAGGTTTTTGTATAAGAAATGAAAATGGTAACATAGTCAAGTCAGTAGGGAAGGAGATTGAGGAGACAACAGACATAGTAGCTGAAGTGAAGGCCGTGGTAGAAGCACTAAGGTTCTGCAGATTTCAACAATATTCTCATGTATGGCTTCAAAATGACTCATTGCTATTAAAAAGGATAATGGATGGGATCTGgaaaccaccatggatcataTCTGAGCAGGTAGAGGAAATGATGCAACTAATGAATGGGGCCAATTACACAGTTACTCATATTCATATGGAGGGCAACAAgctggcagatcacttggctaaTTATGCTTTAGATCATGGAGAAATAGAATGTCAACAATTCTGGCATCTGGATGCACAGGGAAGGAGGTTAGTTAATGAAGATAAGATGCTATGTCCAAGTCTAAGGGTGAAGGTGGACAGGAGATAG